The genomic stretch AAGTTCTGATTAGGTCTTCTCTCTACTACAGGACTGTTAGCTCCATCACCAAGAAACGAAAAAACTGAAGTATCAGAAAAAGTTTTTGAAGGCTTAACATCAGTCTGACCTTTAGATCTTAAAGTTTTATCAGAGGCAAAAGGTGTATCTTCTTTACTTTCTTCCTCTTCAACTTCAGGGGTTTCTACCAAAAACATATAATCATCTTTTTTAGTTTCTTCTTCAGCTTCTTGCTTAGCTTTCTCATATGCAAATACATCTTGCATTATTGAAGTATTAATAAAGCTAAATATAAAAACATGAAGTATAAAGGATACTATAACAGAAAATATTATATCCTTTCTTTTAATTATTTTTTGTTTAAGTTTTTTAATTTTTTCTTTCATACGTAAATACAATAAAACTATAATTTAATATAAGTATAATTTTATACTAATTAGTATAATTTACAATATTAATTTTATAATAAATTTAAACATATTAAATTGCTAAAGATTAAAAATTGTTTCACGTGAAAAAATCAGGCTTTTATAAACTTTAATGAGTAATCGTTTTAGTTTTTTATTGATAAGCATAGTTTATTGATTAGAAGATTTTTTTATATATAATAGACTTGTTTCAAAACTATTTGACAAAGAATTTTATAAGTTTATTATTTTATCTTAAAATTATAAAATATAAATTATCTATTTAGTCTATACATTATGTTATATAAATGAAGTTATTCCACCTGCATACGGCACTCTGTATACCTCAGAGCTATTATTAAAAAAATATTAAATAAAAAACTATATATTAACAAATTAATTTTTGAAGTAAGTATGATATTTAAGTTTGTCAAATTTTTTTCACTTTTTCCCGACGGCTTCGCCAAAAGTGCAAGTACAAAGATAATACTAAATAAAACATGGATTTTATTTGAGCGGGGGCTGCACCTGCTTATTATTATAGGCTGATAACTCTTACATAAACAATAATTAATGCGGCCGCATATTTATTTAAAAAAGTAGTAAAAAAATTTAAGTATGGTACAAATATAATTATTAAAATTTATAATATAAAAATATTTAGTATATTTAATCAATTTATCATAATTTTACTAACCTTATAAAAGACTATATATTATTCTAAGCATATTAAATACACAATTTGTTTCACGTGAAAACTTATAATTTATTAATCTCTAATATAAAAATATCTATAAATCAATGTTTCACATGAAACATTTTTTAATTACAGTAATATTGTATTAATCAAAAATTAATATATAATTAAATTAATAAAATATAGGAGAAGCACTATTAAAAACAATAAATACAACAATGAAGAAATAAATACTAAAACTGATGATGAGTTTGTAGAAGAAATTATCAATAATGAAAATAATAAAAATGAGGTGGAAAACGGCGTTATTTATGTTGTAGCAACACCTATAGGAAATATAGAAGATATTACTATAAGAGCATTGAAAATATTAAGAAATGTTGACTTTATATTAGCTGAAGATACAAGAGTTGCTATGAGGCTGCTTAACTTCTATAAAATAAAAAATAAAATGTTTTCATATCATAGCCATTCTTCTGAATACAGAATTAATGAATATATTGATGAAATATTAGAAGGCAAATCCGCAGCCATCATAAGCGATGCAGGTACTCCTTGTATAAGCGATCCCGGTGTAAGCATTATAAAAATAGCTATTGAAAAAAATATTAAAATAGTACCTGTAGGCGGAATATCCGCTTTCACTTCCCTACTCTCTGTTTCCGGACTTTCTGGAAATACTCTATTTGTGGGCTTCCTTTCCAATAAATCTGGAAAAAGAAAAAACCAATTAAAAGACTTATATTTAAATCATAAAACTATAATTGTAATATATGAATCTGTTTACAGAGTTAAAGAATGCCTTGAAGATATTGTTAACATATTCGGAGAAAAAACGGATATTGTTATCGGAAGAGAACTAACAAAACAATTTGAGCAAATTATAAGGGCAGAAGCTAAAAATATCCTTGATTTTTTTACAGATGGTAGTATACTAACTAAAGGTGAATTTTGCATTATCATTGATAATAGAAAATCTAAAGTATGCGAAGCTAATGCCGAAAATAATCTTATGTAAGGAGTCAGTTATGACAATTGATAAAATAGGCGGCACATCAAATATACAGCAAAAATCTAATATTAAATATAATGAAAAAGTTTCTAAAATGGGTTCAGATAGAATAGAAATTTCTAATGAATCTAGAATAGCTTTGCAAAATGAAAAACTTGTTAATATCATTAAAGAAGCTCCTGATGTAAGAGAAGAAAAAATAGCCGAAGCTAAAAAAAGACTTGAGTTATATATGCAAGATGGTGCCTTAAGAGAAGAAGTTTTGAACTCCCTTGCTAATTCTATTATAGACTCTATGCCATTAGATTGATTTTGTAATAGCTTTAAAGAGAGATAACTCTTCTAAAAATAGTAAGTCAGAAAACTTACTATTTTTTTCAAAGTACTAGTTATCATAAGTAAATAAAATCTGAATATATTATTCTTCACTTTGTAAATTTGTTTACAAGCTCTACCCTATTCTTTACGCCGGATTTCTCATATATATTTGCCACATGATTATTAACTGTATTTAAAGATATATCTAGTATTAATGATACTTCCTTATTGGTTTTACCATCAAGAAGATATGATAATATTTCACGTTCTCTTCTAGTTAAATTTACTGCGTTTTCTATGTCCTCAATATTTGAGCTTTTATTTGTTTCATTTATATCGTTATCATTTGATTTAGTATTTAAACTATTAAAAATATTCTTACTCTTTACTATACTTATAAAATACCAAGATAAATAACCAAGCATAACCAAATTCCACCATATGTAAAATAAAACTAAAGTTATATCCATAGAGCCTATATCAGCAGCTTCTCTTCTATATACTATAAGCTGATAAATCAAAACAGGATATATTATAATAGTTATAATGCCCAATATTTTAACTATAAACTTTATTGTTTTATCTTCTATTCTTTTATAATTAAGAACGCCTATTATAAATATTACTATTATAGAAACATAAAATATTATGCTGCTTATAATATATATATCAAATCTTGTAAGTATTCCCAATATGCTTAAAATAAAATGTGTTACCGAAACTATTATATAAATAATATTCTCTTTAAAAGTCCATTTTAAGTTTAAAAATCTATATAAAAAAGCTGGTATAAAATAAAGCATTAAAGACATAGCAACAGAAAAGCTGAAAAAATATAATGTATTAAATATATTTCCAGACATAAAGGAAGGTACCGTTAAAAAACTTAGTAGTTTAATAGCTCTTATAAAAAGAAGAAAAGCAAATGTAAATAAAAATACTATATAATATTTGAGCCAAGCTACCCTCTCTATTATATAATAAATAATAGAAAAAAGTATGGAAGAAAAACCTATTATAAATCCAAATAAATAGGCAAGTAATAGTCCGTATCCCAATATGTAATTCATAATTTATTCTTAGCTGGAAAAACGATGTTGATCCTTTCCTTATTTTCTAAAGATTCCATCCATATATTTCCATAATGTTTTTTTATAATATTATAGGCAGTATAAAGATAAAGATTATTGAAATTCATGTTTTCATATGATATTAAAGGTGTTTTAAAAAGTTTTCTTTTTACATCTTCAGGTATTTTATCACATTCAAATGTTACAGATATATCTATGCATTCTTTGCTTAATTCTAATTTCTTTTCATCATGTTCGCTTATTCTATTAACACCATTCATAAGTAAGAAATCTTCATCATCATCATAGTCAACCAAACTGAATGATATATTCAAAGTACTGTTTATCTTTATTATATTATATATAAAAGAAAAAATGTTTAAAAGGCTTCCTTTTATTCTTGCCCTATCCATCATAACTGTACAGCTTTTTAATATATCATCATTTAATGTAAACTTAACTCTCTTTGATTTAAATAAATCAAGAATACTATCTAAAACTTCATTAATTATATTATTTATATTTTCAAAATTCATGCTGAGCTCAAATGAACTTGAATTAATGTTATTAAAGTCATTAAGAGCTTCCATTGTTCTATTTATTAAAAAAGACTGTCTTACTATTGTATTTCTTGATTCACTGCAATAATTATTAGCACATCTTTCTAAATCTATATATTTTAATATTATACTATTATAGTTCTGAACATCATAAATTAGATTTGATATTAATTCTTTTAATTTTTCATTCATATAAAAACTTTGCTTCATAACTATCACCGCTAATAAACATAATATCTATTTTTAATTATTATAACATAAAATAATTAAAAATGCTAATCAGTAATTTTTATTATCAATTATAAATTCAAATTTTGAATTCATATATAAAATTCATATTATAAATTTTTTGTTTGAATTTTATAGTGAAATTTATACAGTATCTTTTATTTAAAATTATCAACATTATCAACAATTTATCAACATTAATTAAATAATTGAATTCATAATTTTCATTTATTACAAATTCAAATTTTGAATTTATAATGTTTTTTAAGTATTATAATAATATTATATATATTAAATTTTTTAAAAATTTATTATTATTATTAAGACGTTTATATGTTGATAACTTTTTGCATATAAGAAGAAAATTAAAAAATATGCTTTATATGATGTTGATAACTTTGTTTATATTAACTAAAATATAATCAATGAAAAATAACAAATTTACCTGTAAAATTCAAATTTTTAATGGTTTATAAATTTGTCAGTAATGTTAATAGTTTTTTATTATTTATTAACAATTTATTAACAAAAAGATTTATCCCATCTTCATTACTAATTTTTTAAACTTGCACTTTCGCGAAGCGTATCCGAGCTTGTCGAGGATATAAGGTTCTTTTGGCGAAGCCCGCCACTCTGTGTGCCGTAGGCAAGCGAAGGCGTGAAAAAGAACAATAAAAAAATAACAAACTATATCTGTTTAGTTATATACTAAAGATTTTAAAAAAACTCCCCCTACCCTACTGTTAAACTTATATTATTGATATTTAGAGTATTCTAATATATAATCAAACTCTATGATATTATAAATACATATAAAATAATTTTAATATAAAAATAATTAAGGATTAATGGTTATGAATATTTTCACTTTTACAAAAAAAGGTTCTAATACAAAAATAAATACTGATACTATTCTTTTCAATAGTGAGGCTGTATCAGGACACCCCATTCTTATTAATGAGCAGGAAAATTACTCTCATTTTATAAATAATATAAGCGGTACAGCTGTTTCACTTATAGCTGACGGACTTGGAGATACATTTGCTTCAAAGTTGGCTGTAGATGTTTATAATGAAAATTTTTTGGATTTGATTGAGCTAGTTGGAGAGCAGGAAGTATTTAACTGGATAGTTCATAACTTTGTAAAATTGGAGGTTGTAGCTTCTAGGGATTCAGCAGATGATAAAGAAAAATCTATGGCTGGAGCTTCTATTGCCGGTGTTTTATATCATAAGTTTGTAGGTGCTTTTGTTTTTAATGCAGGAGATTCTAAAGTTTTTGCTGTGAATAAAAACAGAGCTATTCAAGTGACTAGAGATCATATAAACGGAAATGCTTTGGAAAATTGTGCTTGTGCAGGAGGCGGACATTATATTACTGTTGAAGGGGCTAGAAGAAATCAGAATTATAATTATTTTATAGCTTCTAATTCTATGATTGAACTATTATCAAATAAATATAAAAATCATGAAGAAGCAGTTATTGATATAATGCTTTCTTCAAATACTGAAGATGCTTTAAATAAGATAAATAAAATTACTGAAAACTCTAAGGATAATGTTAGTGCTTTAGGATTATTTAATATATTTGAATAATTTTCAGTATATATTTAAAAAAGTACAGTTTGTTAAAGAATTAGTTTTTTAAATTTTTATGTTCTCATGGTTTTTCTTACCGGCTGTAAAAGTTGAATAAAAAACTGATAAACTTAAGAAGTTTCAGAATATATTAAATTAATTAAAAAAAATATAAAAAGTTTCGAGAATTTTTACATAAAATATATTTACGGACTTAATTTATGAAAAAAGGTACAGTAAGAACTATACCTATAATGTTTTTATTAAATATTATTACATGCGGCTGGTATTATATTTATTGGATATATCAGACTTCATCTGAGATAAAACGCTTTACTGAAAGAGAAGATTTAAATCCTGCATTAGAGGTAATATTAGGTATAGTTACTGGAGGACTTTATTTTAAGTATTGGTATTATAAATATGGAAAAATTGTTTATAAAGAAATGCCTCTAAAAGTTGGTATGAATAATACTGAAGATAAAACAATTGTTCTTGTGCTTATTGATATTGCAGTTGCTGTTCTTTATTTCTTTAATATTTTCTTTAATGTTCTCATTTTGACATTAAAATTGATTAGCTCTCCTGCTAAAGCGGAAGATTTAGTTATGCTTTCTAGTATTATACCTACTGGTTTAATTTTTATAGTAAATATTTCTTCTCTTATGATGCAGGATAAACTTAATAATATTTGGGATAAAGTACAGTAATTTTTTATTATTGCCTGTCTTATTATAATTTAATATTATCAATAATTATTGGTTTTATTAATTATGAAATATGATGATATTATAAAGAAGTTTCCATATTTGTTTGCAATATTAATTGGCATTTTATTTATTTTAGCTGCTGTTTTTAAATGGCGTTTTCTTTTAAACAATAACAGTTCAAATTTTATGATGAGTATATATGAGATGTTTGGAGAGATTGGGGTTAGAGTAGTTACATTTATTTTGGGTCTTGTAATAATAATATGCTCTATAATAATTTGGATAATAAGAAAATAATTTTTTATGATTTTTAATAATGTATATAGAAAAACATTTATTTGATGATATTAATTTCTTTCCTGATAGAATGAGAGTTTTGATACTAGGTACTTTTCCAGTGCCTAATTATTCTAATATAGAAAAATTTGAAAAATTAAGCAGCAAAGAAAAAGAAAATGCTTGGTATTATGCAAGTAAGAGAAGCGAGTTTTGGAAGATAATATCATACAGTTTTGACATTGATTATAATAATTTAATTTCATCAAAACAAAATAAAAAAAAACTTTTTGAAGAAAATAGGGTAGGTATAGCTGATGTTTTTTCAAAATGTAAAAGAAAAAATAAAGAGAGTGCCAGAGATACTGACTTAATAATACTTGAATACAATAATATATTAAGCGAAATAATAACAAATAAAGATTTGAAGATTATAATATTTACAAGCAGATTTACAGAGAATCATTTTTTTAAGATACTTAAGAGTAATAAAATAGATTATAATACAGAAGAGAGCAGGGGAGTTTATGATTATTACAATAATGGAATAAATGATAAAGGTATTACACTCGGTATTATAAATGCTTTAAGAGAGCGTTATTTATATATTAGTAATTCTAAAAAAATAAAACTTGCAACTATTACATTAAAAATAAGCCCTATAAAGGGTGTAAGTTTATATGATACAAAAAAAGAGCTTTATAAATATTATTTAACTAATAGTAAATAAATTATGTATCATCATTAATTTATTTTCACTCCCCTCCCTTTAAATTCTTTAATATTATCTGTTATTTATGTATAGTTATTCTCTCTTTGTTTTTACTGTTATTTAAGTACCCACCCAAGCGGGTTTTAAATTTATAATATTATAAAACGCACGTTCAATTAATTATTATTATCTAATTTTATTATGAATTCTAATTTTTATTATATATAAATGCTTCATTCTGCGTGCGTTGAGAAAAGTGCTAAATTAGGCTATGTGTCAAGTATGTAAATATAGCATTGAAAAATAATATTTAATTTGTCTAAAAATAAATTGCAAAGCTATTAATAATTAATATATATCATTCCGAAATTTGATAATAGCTAAAATTCTATACTTTAAGGAAGAATTAAATATGCGTTATTTATGTTTTATTTTAATATTTTTGAATACGTTTTTTTCTCTATTTGCTCAAACTCCAAATACAGGCAGATTAGATCAATTATTAGATTATGCTAATACAGGTGATGTTAATGGTATAAGAAGATTAATTTCTCAAGGTCCTATTTCTAATTTTATAAACTTTGGAGACAATCAGGGACATAATGCTTTAATAATCGCTTCTTCAAAAGGATATAAAGATGCTGTTCTTTTATTATTATCACAAAATGCAAATGTTAATCTAACCTGCATACATGGCAAAACAGCTTTAACTTATGCCGCAGATGCCGGATATGTAGATATAGTTTCTTATTTGCTTGCTAAGAATGCCGACCCTAATATAAAAATAAACGGCGGTACAACAGCACTATTACAGGCATCAGGAAAAGGATACTATAGTATTGTAGAAATGATAGTTAATTCAAAAGCAGATTTGAGGGTAACAGGCACTTATAGAAGCGGAAATGATGATGGTATTAATTATAATATGACTCCTTTAATGGTAGCTGCTTTTAATAATCATGACTTAATAGTAAGATTATTATTAGATAAAGGAAGCGATATTAATTATATAAATGAATACGGAGCTAATGCTTTATTTTATGCTATAGCCAGAGGAAATAATGAAGTTGCTAAAATATTATTAGAACGTGGTGCCGATGCCAATATTGCAGCTTCTTACGGTCCTTATGGTAATATAACGCCTCTTGCTTTGGCTTCTACATTAGGCTTAACAGATATTATTTCTTCTCTTTTGATAGGAAAATCAAATATCAACTTCAAAATGAGAGATGGAAGAACAGCTTTGATATGGGCATCAATTGCAGGAAAGAGTGATGCGGTTAATGCTTTGGTTATGAGTAAAGCTGATTTAAATATAGCTGATAATGACGGAAAAACAGCTTTGATGTTTGCTGCAGAAAATGGAGATTATGCTTCAGTAGAATATTTAATTAATGCAGGAGCGTATTTAAATACTTTGGATAAGTTTAATAAAACAGCATTAATGTATGCTATGGAAAATGGCAATACAGAAGTTGTTGATTTACTAACTAGAGCAAGTTTAACTTATAATAGATAATGCATATAAATATATTAAAAGGGATTGTATAATGAAATACATTCCCTTTTTTATTTTTTATTAAATTATTTTTACTGCTGTTTTTCAGATTTTTCTCTATGTCTCTTATGCGGAGCAGCTTCTTTAACATCGTTAATAAAGTAGAATAAAGATTCTATCTCATCAGCAATATTAACATCATTAATAATGCAGTCAGGTCTTTCCAAAAGTTTAATAGGTGCGAAGTTTAATACCCCTTTTATACCAGCATTACAAATAACATCAAACATTCTCTGAGCTTCCAAATCCGGTACAGTTAATATAGCTACTTCTATTTTATTATTGATAATGAAATCTTTTAATTCTTCTATAGGAAGTATTGGAGTAGGGGCTTCTCTGTTTATTTTTTCTGGGTTATGATCAAATGCTGCGATTATTTTTATAGCTTCGCTTTCAAAACCTCTGTAATTAACTAATGCTTTTCCTATTTTACCATATCCTATTAAAATGATATTATGAGAAATTTGCTTCCCCAATATACTGTCAATTTGCTCAAGTAAATCATCTATATTATATCCGCCTTTTTTGTTCCCAGATATATTAAAAAGTGAGAAGTCTTTTCTCACTTGTACAGATGTAATGCCTATTGCGTCTCCTAAATTATTTGAATATGCTTTTATAAATCCGAAACTCTTCATACGTCTTAAAGCGTTTTTATATTTTAGTAGACGCATAATTTGTGTTCTGCTAATCATAATATGTCCTTAAAATAATTTTTATATTGATAAATATTTAATATTGTTTAATTATAACATAATAAAGTTATCTGTCAATAAATATTATAGTGAAATCTATTTTTTATGGTAAAAATAAAATATAAATATCAGAACATTAACTACTGTTTTTTTGGGAGATTATTATTATATGCAATAATATTTATAATATAAATATTATCAAATTTGATTAAATTAAATTAAATATTATTTTATTTATAAGTATTATTATTTACTAATAATATTTACTATATATTGTTTTTTAAATTTATTGTTATATACGTATCTTTAATTAAATGTTAATAATAGCAGATATAAACAATAAATAGATATATAATAATTTAAATTATAAACAGTGAGGATAATAATGAATAATAAATTCAGAATGAATATATGTTTATCTTCTGATGATAATTATGCTAAATATATTTTAACAGTAATGATTTCTATGCAAAAAATAGTTTGGAAGATGAGGAAATAGTATTTCATTTATTAATAAAAAATTAAGATATAAATTTGGAAGTAAATTTTTTTAAGAGGATTATGGTAAAAAATATATTATTATTGTATAATGAATTAAAAGGTTAGGGAGTATATCATGATAGATTATCAGTCAGCAGCTAAAATTATAAAAGAATCAAAATATGTTGTATCGTTTACTGGTGCTGGTATAAGTGTAGAAAGCGGAGTTCCGCCTTTCAGAGGAGAAAACGGACTTTGGGAGAAGCATGGAAGTCAGTTTGCTGAAATATCTTATTTTATGAAGCATCAGAAAGAATCTTGGAATTCTTTAAAAAAAGTTTTTTATGATCCTATTACCGATGTAAAGCCGAATAAAGCACATATAGTATTAGCTAATTTAGAGAAAATGGGTATAATGCGTAGTGTAATTACTCAAAATATAGATAATCTTCATCAGGAGGCTGGAAGTAAAATAGTTTATGAGCTTCATGGAACAGCTAAATATGCAGTATGTACTAAATGCAAAACAAAATACAAAATAACAAAAGAAATACTCTCAATGGATCCTCCTAGTTGTGAAAAATGTGCTTCTGTACTAAAGCCAGATTTTGTATTTTTCGGAGAACAGCTTCCTGCAATAGCTTTTAATTCTTCTATAGAGGATGCCGAGAAAAGCGATTTATTTATTATAATAGGAACAGGAGGGGAAGTTATGCCTGCAGCTCAGATTCCTCATATTGCTAAAAGATCCGGAGCTAAGATTATGGAGATTAACCCGGCACCTTCTAGTTTTACTAATTCTATAGTTGATATCTATATACAAGAAAAAGCTGGTGCTGCATTTACAGAAATAGAAAAATATTTATAGTTTTTATTATTTAACTTTGTTACAATTTTCATAATTTACCAATTATAAAAATAATGTTTTATATGTTTTTAAATTAGCGAATATGAAATATTTCGAGTATTATTTTGAATTCAATTATAAATAAAATTAGTTTTTGGAATTAAAAAGCCTTAAAATAATACTTTAAGGCTTTTATTAATTATTTATTCATTATCAGAATCATCTTGACATATTGTTTTTAAAGATGTTTTTAATTCATATATGAACTTTTTGTCTTCAACTATAATATGGTTAATAAGCCAATTTTTTAGAAAGTCAATAAAATCTTCTATAACCAAATTGTCTCCATTCTCATATTTATTAACTTCTTCAACAACCTTAATAGAAAAAGATCTATGTTTAGATATATGATCTCTTGCTATAGAATAATTTATAGCCTTCATGATTTTTTCTTCATAAGAGAAATGATAAGTAGCATACTCTATTGTTCTTTTAATAATAGCATTAAATGATCTTCTTACATATTCATTGCTGAGGTCTCCCACAACACCTGTTTCATATAAATCATTAATAATATTAACAAGTTCTTTGTGCTGATCATCTATTCTTTTATAGCCTGTTTGGAATTTAGTTTCCCATTTAATCCAAGGCTTTTTTATAGAAACTCGATTATACATTTTGATAACTCCTATTGATTATTATTCTGCTGCGAAAGTTGTTTTAATGCATCTATTACTTCCCCAACAAATTCTTTATCTGAAACTAAAACATGATTTAAAAGCCAATCCCTTAAATACTTTACCAAATTATTCACAGCTTCCAAGGAACCATTTTCATAAGACTGAACATAATCGTAAATGGTTTGAGTAAACTCTCTATGAGAAGAAGAGTGTTCTAATAGTTTTCTATACTTTATAGCCGTCATAATTTTCTCTTCATAAGAGAAATGATATGAAACATAATCTACAGTTTTTTTAAGAGCATTTTTAAAAGCCTCTTTTAATTTTTTATCTTCTGAGCTGCTGTATCCTATGCAGTCATATAAACTATTAATAATATTTATAAGTTCTTTATGCTGATCATCTATTCTTTTGTATCCTATTTTGTATTTATCTTCCCATTTTATCCATTCTATTTTTTTATTATTTTCACTCATAGAAGAAACTCCTATTTTTTATTGCTGTGAAATTTTTTTTAATGCTTCCTTTACTTCAGCAACAAATTTTTTGTCTGTAACTAAAATATGATTTAAAAACCAATCTTTCAAATATTGTACTAAATCATCAATAGCCTTCAGAGAACCGTCTTCATAAGACTGCACATATCTGTAAATAGTGTTTGTGAATTCTCTATGATATGATGAATGCTGTATTATTTTATCATATTTTATAGCATTCATAATTTTCTCTTCGCATGAAAAGTGATATGAAACATAATCTACAGTTTTTTTAAGAGCATTTTTAAAAGCCTCTTTTAATTTTTCATCTTCTGAATCTCTATTATCCATACAGTCATATAAATCGTTAATAATTTCTATTAATTCAAAATGCTGATCATCTATTCTTTTATAGCCTGTTTTATATTTATCTTCCCAAACTATATACCTATCGCTCATAAATTATTCCTTTATTTATATATATATATTCGTATCATATATATTATTATCAGATTAAAATAAAAAATATTTATATATATTAATTATATTGATATTTTTTATTTTTTAAAGTAAAAATGAATATTTTTTATAATACAA from Brachyspira murdochii DSM 12563 encodes the following:
- the rsmI gene encoding 16S rRNA (cytidine(1402)-2'-O)-methyltransferase; translated protein: MENGVIYVVATPIGNIEDITIRALKILRNVDFILAEDTRVAMRLLNFYKIKNKMFSYHSHSSEYRINEYIDEILEGKSAAIISDAGTPCISDPGVSIIKIAIEKNIKIVPVGGISAFTSLLSVSGLSGNTLFVGFLSNKSGKRKNQLKDLYLNHKTIIVIYESVYRVKECLEDIVNIFGEKTDIVIGRELTKQFEQIIRAEAKNILDFFTDGSILTKGEFCIIIDNRKSKVCEANAENNLM
- a CDS encoding flagellar biosynthesis anti-sigma factor FlgM — encoded protein: MTIDKIGGTSNIQQKSNIKYNEKVSKMGSDRIEISNESRIALQNEKLVNIIKEAPDVREEKIAEAKKRLELYMQDGALREEVLNSLANSIIDSMPLD
- a CDS encoding helix-turn-helix domain-containing protein, with product MNYILGYGLLLAYLFGFIIGFSSILFSIIYYIIERVAWLKYYIVFLFTFAFLLFIRAIKLLSFLTVPSFMSGNIFNTLYFFSFSVAMSLMLYFIPAFLYRFLNLKWTFKENIIYIIVSVTHFILSILGILTRFDIYIISSIIFYVSIIVIFIIGVLNYKRIEDKTIKFIVKILGIITIIIYPVLIYQLIVYRREAADIGSMDITLVLFYIWWNLVMLGYLSWYFISIVKSKNIFNSLNTKSNDNDINETNKSSNIEDIENAVNLTRREREILSYLLDGKTNKEVSLILDISLNTVNNHVANIYEKSGVKNRVELVNKFTK
- a CDS encoding PP2C family serine/threonine-protein phosphatase yields the protein MNIFTFTKKGSNTKINTDTILFNSEAVSGHPILINEQENYSHFINNISGTAVSLIADGLGDTFASKLAVDVYNENFLDLIELVGEQEVFNWIVHNFVKLEVVASRDSADDKEKSMAGASIAGVLYHKFVGAFVFNAGDSKVFAVNKNRAIQVTRDHINGNALENCACAGGGHYITVEGARRNQNYNYFIASNSMIELLSNKYKNHEEAVIDIMLSSNTEDALNKINKITENSKDNVSALGLFNIFE
- a CDS encoding DUF4234 domain-containing protein — translated: MKKGTVRTIPIMFLLNIITCGWYYIYWIYQTSSEIKRFTEREDLNPALEVILGIVTGGLYFKYWYYKYGKIVYKEMPLKVGMNNTEDKTIVLVLIDIAVAVLYFFNIFFNVLILTLKLISSPAKAEDLVMLSSIIPTGLIFIVNISSLMMQDKLNNIWDKVQ
- a CDS encoding Imm17 family immunity protein, translating into MKYDDIIKKFPYLFAILIGILFILAAVFKWRFLLNNNSSNFMMSIYEMFGEIGVRVVTFILGLVIIICSIIIWIIRK
- a CDS encoding uracil-DNA glycosylase family protein; this encodes MYIEKHLFDDINFFPDRMRVLILGTFPVPNYSNIEKFEKLSSKEKENAWYYASKRSEFWKIISYSFDIDYNNLISSKQNKKKLFEENRVGIADVFSKCKRKNKESARDTDLIILEYNNILSEIITNKDLKIIIFTSRFTENHFFKILKSNKIDYNTEESRGVYDYYNNGINDKGITLGIINALRERYLYISNSKKIKLATITLKISPIKGVSLYDTKKELYKYYLTNSK
- a CDS encoding ankyrin repeat domain-containing protein, with translation MRYLCFILIFLNTFFSLFAQTPNTGRLDQLLDYANTGDVNGIRRLISQGPISNFINFGDNQGHNALIIASSKGYKDAVLLLLSQNANVNLTCIHGKTALTYAADAGYVDIVSYLLAKNADPNIKINGGTTALLQASGKGYYSIVEMIVNSKADLRVTGTYRSGNDDGINYNMTPLMVAAFNNHDLIVRLLLDKGSDINYINEYGANALFYAIARGNNEVAKILLERGADANIAASYGPYGNITPLALASTLGLTDIISSLLIGKSNINFKMRDGRTALIWASIAGKSDAVNALVMSKADLNIADNDGKTALMFAAENGDYASVEYLINAGAYLNTLDKFNKTALMYAMENGNTEVVDLLTRASLTYNR
- a CDS encoding redox-sensing transcriptional repressor Rex produces the protein MISRTQIMRLLKYKNALRRMKSFGFIKAYSNNLGDAIGITSVQVRKDFSLFNISGNKKGGYNIDDLLEQIDSILGKQISHNIILIGYGKIGKALVNYRGFESEAIKIIAAFDHNPEKINREAPTPILPIEELKDFIINNKIEVAILTVPDLEAQRMFDVICNAGIKGVLNFAPIKLLERPDCIINDVNIADEIESLFYFINDVKEAAPHKRHREKSEKQQ
- a CDS encoding NAD-dependent deacylase; this translates as MIDYQSAAKIIKESKYVVSFTGAGISVESGVPPFRGENGLWEKHGSQFAEISYFMKHQKESWNSLKKVFYDPITDVKPNKAHIVLANLEKMGIMRSVITQNIDNLHQEAGSKIVYELHGTAKYAVCTKCKTKYKITKEILSMDPPSCEKCASVLKPDFVFFGEQLPAIAFNSSIEDAEKSDLFIIIGTGGEVMPAAQIPHIAKRSGAKIMEINPAPSSFTNSIVDIYIQEKAGAAFTEIEKYL
- a CDS encoding bacteriohemerythrin; translation: MYNRVSIKKPWIKWETKFQTGYKRIDDQHKELVNIINDLYETGVVGDLSNEYVRRSFNAIIKRTIEYATYHFSYEEKIMKAINYSIARDHISKHRSFSIKVVEEVNKYENGDNLVIEDFIDFLKNWLINHIIVEDKKFIYELKTSLKTICQDDSDNE